Proteins encoded within one genomic window of Macaca thibetana thibetana isolate TM-01 chromosome 3, ASM2454274v1, whole genome shotgun sequence:
- the LOC126951387 gene encoding 60S ribosomal protein L7a-like has protein sequence MLKGKKAKGKKAAPAPTVMKQQEVKKVVSLLFDKRPKNFGIGQDIQPKRDLTCFMKWSHYIRLQRQRVILYKRLKVPPTINQFTQALHHQTAAQLLKLAHNYRPETKQEKRQRLLVQAEKKAASKGDISTKRPLVLQAGVYTVATLVENKKAQLVVTAHDVDPVELVVFLPAFCRKMGVSSPALSSGKQD, from the coding sequence ATGCTGAAAGGAAAGAAGGCCAAGGGGAAGAAGGCGGCTCCCGCCCCCACTGTCATGAAGCAGCAGGAGGTTAAGAAAGTGGTGAGTCTCCTGTTTGACAAAAGGCCTAAGAATTTTGGCATTGGACAGGACATCCAGCCCAAAAGAGACCTCACCTGCTTCATGAAATGGTCCCACTATATCAGGTTGCAGCGGCAGAGAGTCATCCTCTATAAGCGGCTGAAAGTGCCTCCTACAATTAACCAGTTCACCCAGGCCCTGCACCACCAAACAGCTGCTCAGCTGCTTAAACTGGCCCACAACTACAGACCAGAGACAAAGCAAGAGAAGAGGCAGAGGCTGTTGGTCCAGGCTGAGAAGAAAGCTGCCAGCAAAGGGGACATCTCCACTAAGAGACCACTTGTCCTTCAAGCAGGAGTTTACACCGTCGCCACCTTGGTGGAGAACAAGAAGGCTCAGTTGGTGGTGACTGCACACGATGTGGACCCCGTCGAGTTGGTtgtcttcctgcctgccttctgtCGTAAAATGGGGGTCTCTTCCCCTGCATTATCAAGCGGAAAGCAAGACTGA
- the NPVF gene encoding pro-FMRFamide-related neuropeptide VF → MEIISSKLFILLTLATSSLLTSNISCADELMMSSLHSKENYDKYSEPRGYPKRERSLNFEELKDWGPKNVIKMSTPAVNKMPHSVTNLPLRFGRTTEEERSAGATANLPLRSGRNMEVSLVRRILNLPQRFGRTTTAKSVCRTLSDLCQGSLHSPCANDLFYSMTCQHQEIQNPDQKRSRRLVFQKMDDAELKQEK, encoded by the exons atggaaattatttcatCAAAACTATTCATTTTATTGACTTTAGCCACTTCAAGCTTGTTAACATCAAACATTTCTTGTGCAGATGAATTAATGATGTCCAGtcttcacagcaaagaaaattatGACAAATATTCTGAG CCTAGAGGCTACCCAAAAAGGGAAAGAAGCCTCAATTTTGAGGAATTAAAAGATTGGGGACCAAAAAATGTCATTAAGATGAGTACACCTGCAGTCAACAAAATGCCACACTCAGTCACCAACTTGCCATTGAGATTTGGGAGGACcactgaagaagaaagaagcGCTGGAGCAACAGCCAACCTGCCTCTGAGATCTGGAAGAAATATGGAGGTGAGCCTCGTGAGACGGATTCTTAACCTGCCCCAAAGGTTTGGGAGAACGACAACAGCCAAAAGTGTCTGCAGGACGCTGAGTGATTTATGTCAAGGATCCTTGCATTCACCATGTGCCAATGACTTATTTTACTCCATGACCTGCCAGCACCAAGAAATCCAGAATCCCGATCAAAAACGATCAAG GAGACTGGTATTCCAGAAAATGGATGATGCAGaattgaaacaagaaaaataa